One window from the genome of Spiractinospora alimapuensis encodes:
- a CDS encoding PaaI family thioesterase: MQTDIAELVKSLGTNPGGRLGEKMGIELLEFSPDRVVGRMPVTDNTQPYGLLHGGASCVLAETLGSVAAAAHAAPDRVAVGIELNATHHRSATGGHVTGVALPLHLGRTLATYEIEIVDDAERRVCSARLTCMLRDPR; the protein is encoded by the coding sequence ATGCAGACGGACATCGCAGAGCTGGTCAAGTCACTGGGAACGAACCCCGGTGGCCGCTTGGGCGAGAAGATGGGGATCGAACTGCTGGAGTTCTCCCCCGACCGCGTCGTGGGCCGGATGCCCGTCACCGACAACACCCAGCCCTACGGGCTGCTGCATGGTGGGGCGTCCTGCGTGCTGGCCGAAACCCTGGGGTCGGTCGCCGCCGCGGCGCACGCCGCCCCCGACCGCGTCGCGGTGGGCATCGAGCTCAACGCCACTCACCACCGCAGCGCGACGGGAGGACACGTCACGGGGGTCGCGCTTCCGCTCCATCTCGGTCGGACTCTGGCGACCTACGAGATCGAGATCGTGGACGACGCGGAGCGTCGCGTGTGCTCGGCGCGCCTGACCTGCATGCTCCGCGACCCGCGCTGA
- a CDS encoding ABC transporter substrate-binding protein: MSRRKALGYSAAVAALALGLAACDSGGNGDGGNGDADVDPLVIGQIAPESGSLAFLGPPQIAAAELAVQDINDAGGIHGTEIPDIVNGDEGDDATLAQEAADRMVTEGVSAVIGPAASGMAAATYDTITGAGIVQCSGSTTAPDLSDIDDDGYFFRTAPSDDHAGPAMGQVIVGDGHSTVAIGYRADDYGEGYADSLEAELESVGAEVTAKVGYDPDTTNFDPIVSDMTDGDPDAFALVAFEEGTGVLAGLFEAGAEGDQMYVTDGMQVDDLGERIDESDPGIVDGVSGVAPGADAPEFSEALQEHTDGLDSEQFAAQVYDCVTIIGLAAEAAESTDPTEYVNEMAGVTQDGTECSDFAECRDLLADGEDIDYQGKSGGIAFDDNGDPTQSTYQNFGYDDGGDQTVFGYEDIGGE, translated from the coding sequence ATGTCCAGGAGAAAGGCCCTTGGCTACTCGGCGGCAGTCGCCGCGCTGGCCCTCGGACTGGCTGCGTGTGACTCCGGTGGGAATGGTGACGGCGGAAACGGTGACGCCGACGTCGATCCCCTGGTGATCGGGCAGATCGCTCCGGAGTCCGGTTCGCTGGCCTTCCTCGGCCCGCCCCAGATCGCCGCCGCGGAACTCGCCGTGCAGGACATCAACGACGCCGGTGGGATCCACGGGACCGAGATTCCCGACATCGTCAACGGTGACGAGGGCGACGACGCGACCCTCGCCCAGGAGGCCGCCGACCGCATGGTGACCGAGGGCGTGTCCGCGGTCATCGGCCCCGCCGCCTCGGGCATGGCCGCCGCGACCTACGACACCATCACCGGTGCCGGGATCGTGCAGTGCTCGGGCTCGACGACGGCGCCCGACCTCTCCGACATCGACGACGACGGCTACTTCTTCCGTACCGCGCCGAGCGACGACCACGCCGGACCGGCCATGGGGCAGGTCATCGTGGGCGACGGCCACAGCACGGTCGCGATCGGGTACCGCGCCGACGACTACGGCGAGGGCTACGCCGACAGCCTCGAGGCGGAGCTGGAGTCCGTGGGTGCCGAGGTCACCGCCAAGGTCGGCTACGACCCCGACACCACGAACTTCGACCCGATCGTCAGCGACATGACCGACGGCGACCCCGACGCCTTCGCCCTGGTCGCGTTCGAGGAGGGCACCGGCGTCCTCGCCGGCCTGTTCGAGGCGGGCGCCGAGGGTGACCAGATGTACGTCACCGACGGCATGCAGGTCGACGACCTCGGCGAGCGGATCGACGAGTCCGACCCGGGCATCGTCGACGGCGTGTCCGGTGTCGCCCCGGGCGCGGACGCCCCGGAGTTCTCCGAGGCCCTGCAGGAGCACACCGACGGTCTTGACTCCGAGCAGTTCGCCGCGCAGGTCTACGACTGTGTGACGATCATCGGTCTGGCCGCGGAGGCCGCGGAGAGCACCGACCCGACCGAGTACGTCAACGAGATGGCCGGCGTCACCCAGGACGGCACGGAGTGCTCGGACTTCGCGGAGTGCCGCGACCTCCTGGCCGACGGTGAGGACATCGACTACCAGGGCAAGAGCGGTGGCATCGCCTTCGACGACAACGGCGACCCCACGCAGTCCACGTACCAGAACTTCGGGTACGACGACGGTGGCGATCAGACCGTCTTCGGTTACGAGGACATCGGCGGCGAGTAG
- a CDS encoding helix-turn-helix domain-containing protein — MEEPDAQGLERALDAVGPRLRALRRRHGTTLTDLSEATGISASTLSRLESGGRRPTLEQLLPLARAHGVTLDDLVDAPATGDPRIHLRPITRDGMTLLPLTRRPGGIQAYKFVITPTNPPSVPVPQTHEGYEWLYVLNGRLRLVLAEHDIVLAPGEAAEFDTHVPHWFGCADEAPVEFLSLFGQQGERAHVRARPATRSSADHGED; from the coding sequence ATGGAGGAGCCGGACGCACAGGGGCTGGAGCGGGCGCTGGACGCGGTGGGGCCCCGACTGCGCGCGCTGCGGCGACGCCACGGGACGACACTCACGGACCTGTCGGAGGCGACCGGGATCTCGGCGAGCACACTGTCGCGCCTGGAGTCCGGCGGGCGCCGCCCCACGTTGGAACAGTTGCTCCCGTTGGCGCGGGCGCACGGCGTCACCCTGGACGACCTCGTCGACGCGCCGGCGACCGGAGACCCGCGGATCCACCTGCGGCCGATCACCCGCGACGGCATGACGCTGCTGCCGTTGACCCGCCGCCCTGGTGGCATCCAGGCCTACAAGTTCGTGATCACGCCCACGAACCCTCCGTCGGTCCCCGTCCCGCAGACGCACGAGGGATATGAGTGGCTCTACGTCCTCAACGGTCGGCTGCGCCTCGTGCTCGCGGAACACGACATCGTGCTGGCGCCCGGGGAGGCCGCGGAGTTCGACACCCACGTTCCGCACTGGTTCGGCTGCGCGGACGAGGCCCCGGTGGAGTTCCTCAGTCTGTTCGGCCAACAGGGCGAGCGCGCGCACGTGCGGGCCCGGCCGGCCACGCGGTCGTCGGCGGATCACGGCGAGGATTAG
- a CDS encoding NAD(P)/FAD-dependent oxidoreductase, producing the protein MTDQLNDNYDVIVIGGGAAGLNGALMLGRARRSAVVIDAGFPRNEPAAGVHGLLGREGVSPTALLERGRAEVRGYGGHIVTGAVATVTPDTRGPHDAESPTGFTVTLADGRGAHARRILVTSGLVDELPDIPGVREHWGRGVLHCPYCHGWEVRDQPIGVLATGPMSVHQALLFRQWSDDVTYFAHTLPEPNAEQAERLAARDIRVVSGEVTHVTAESERVTGVRLADGTLVERHAVAVAPRMVARTDFLAGIGLSPEPHPSGMGEHIPTDVTGRTTVPGVWAAGNVTDLSAQVGPAAAAGANAAAQINADLVTEETDHAVARRRTAEAPAPTV; encoded by the coding sequence GTGACTGACCAACTCAACGACAACTACGACGTGATCGTGATCGGTGGAGGCGCCGCCGGCCTGAACGGCGCCCTGATGCTGGGACGAGCCCGGCGGTCCGCCGTCGTGATCGACGCCGGCTTCCCACGCAACGAACCGGCCGCCGGAGTCCACGGCCTCCTCGGCCGGGAGGGGGTGAGCCCCACCGCCCTACTCGAACGAGGACGCGCGGAGGTCCGCGGCTACGGGGGCCACATCGTGACCGGCGCCGTGGCGACGGTCACCCCAGACACGCGCGGACCACACGACGCGGAATCACCCACCGGCTTCACCGTCACCCTGGCCGACGGACGCGGCGCCCACGCGCGCCGGATCCTCGTCACCAGCGGCCTGGTCGACGAACTCCCCGACATTCCGGGAGTTCGCGAACACTGGGGCCGCGGGGTGCTGCACTGTCCCTACTGCCACGGGTGGGAGGTGCGCGACCAGCCGATCGGGGTCCTGGCGACGGGTCCGATGTCGGTCCATCAGGCACTCCTCTTCCGCCAGTGGAGCGATGACGTCACCTACTTCGCCCACACACTCCCGGAGCCGAACGCGGAACAGGCCGAGCGACTCGCCGCACGCGACATCCGCGTCGTCTCGGGAGAGGTGACGCACGTGACGGCGGAGAGCGAGCGCGTCACCGGCGTCCGTCTCGCCGACGGCACCCTGGTCGAACGGCACGCCGTCGCCGTCGCGCCGCGGATGGTGGCACGGACGGACTTCCTCGCAGGGATCGGGCTCAGCCCCGAACCACACCCGTCCGGGATGGGCGAACACATTCCCACCGACGTCACCGGACGGACGACCGTCCCCGGTGTGTGGGCCGCGGGCAACGTCACCGACCTGTCGGCGCAGGTCGGCCCGGCCGCGGCCGCCGGAGCGAACGCCGCCGCCCAGATCAACGCCGACCTCGTCACCGAGGAGACCGACCACGCCGTGGCCCGACGCCGCACCGCCGAGGCGCCCGCCCCCACCGTGTGA
- a CDS encoding ABC transporter ATP-binding protein, translating into MSGEESDKQEVPDATEAEIQRVREEVLDQAGGVTVDRSQDYLLVAEDLVAGYVPGVNILDGCTLTLSDGEVVAIIGPNGAGKSTLIKTVFGLLGIRGGSLELRGESIAGLEAHALVERGVGYVPQTRNVFPSLTIEENLEMGAYLRPRQVQARIKAVAALFPLLWDRRKAKAGSLSGGERQMVAMGRALMMEPQVLLLDEPTAGLSPIYQDEVFQRVKEINSSGVSIIMVEQNARRCLQICHRGYVLDQGRNAYTGTGADLLNDPNVIELYLGTLAKA; encoded by the coding sequence GTGAGCGGCGAGGAGTCGGACAAGCAGGAGGTTCCCGACGCCACGGAGGCGGAGATCCAGCGCGTCCGTGAGGAGGTGCTGGACCAGGCCGGCGGCGTGACGGTGGACCGGTCCCAGGACTACCTCCTCGTGGCGGAGGACCTGGTGGCGGGCTACGTTCCCGGGGTGAACATCCTGGACGGCTGCACGTTGACCCTCTCCGACGGCGAGGTCGTGGCCATCATCGGGCCGAACGGCGCCGGGAAGTCCACCCTGATCAAGACGGTCTTCGGTCTGTTGGGGATCCGCGGTGGCTCGTTGGAGCTGCGTGGTGAGAGCATCGCCGGGCTGGAGGCGCACGCGCTGGTGGAACGCGGGGTCGGGTACGTCCCCCAGACCCGCAACGTGTTCCCGTCGCTGACGATCGAGGAGAACCTGGAGATGGGCGCGTACCTGCGCCCCCGCCAGGTTCAGGCACGCATCAAGGCCGTGGCCGCCCTGTTCCCGCTGTTGTGGGACCGGCGCAAGGCCAAGGCCGGATCGCTGTCGGGTGGTGAGCGTCAGATGGTCGCCATGGGGCGGGCGCTGATGATGGAGCCGCAGGTGCTCCTGCTGGACGAGCCGACCGCCGGTCTGTCCCCGATCTACCAGGACGAGGTCTTCCAGCGGGTCAAGGAGATCAACTCCTCCGGGGTCTCCATCATCATGGTGGAGCAGAACGCCCGGCGCTGTCTGCAGATCTGCCACCGGGGCTACGTGTTGGACCAGGGACGCAACGCCTACACCGGCACCGGCGCGGACCTGCTCAACGACCCCAACGTGATCGAGCTCTACCTGGGCACGCTGGCCAAGGCGTGA
- a CDS encoding ABC transporter ATP-binding protein, producing MSSDAVTDPGPGLEGLAAEPGVSKPDPILSCAGVRRSFGGLTAVDVGRLEVQRGTITALIGPNGAGKSTLFNLLTGFDRMDEGRSWFEGERLDGVAGHKAARRGLVRTFQLTKALTRMTVLDNMLLAAPGQKGEHFLGAFLRSGWRAQEEENRARAEELLARFNLAHMRDELANGLSGGQRKLLEMARALMVRPSMVMLDEPMAGVNPALVQSLLGHITGLRDDGMSVVFVEHDMDVVMGISDWVVVLAQGSVIAEGRPQDIRSNQAVIDAYLGTQHDDPGADASSTEDE from the coding sequence ATGTCAAGTGACGCGGTCACCGATCCTGGTCCGGGGCTGGAAGGTCTGGCGGCGGAGCCGGGCGTCAGCAAGCCGGACCCCATCCTGAGCTGCGCGGGGGTCCGCCGTTCCTTCGGTGGTCTCACGGCGGTGGACGTCGGACGCCTGGAGGTGCAACGGGGCACGATCACCGCTCTCATCGGTCCGAACGGTGCGGGGAAGTCCACGCTGTTCAATCTGTTGACCGGTTTCGACCGGATGGACGAGGGCAGGTCGTGGTTCGAGGGGGAGCGGCTCGACGGTGTCGCCGGCCACAAGGCGGCGCGGCGTGGGCTGGTGCGTACTTTCCAGCTCACCAAGGCGCTCACCCGGATGACGGTGCTGGACAACATGCTGCTCGCCGCGCCGGGGCAGAAGGGTGAGCACTTCCTCGGCGCGTTCCTGCGATCCGGGTGGCGGGCGCAGGAGGAGGAGAACCGGGCGCGGGCGGAGGAGCTGCTGGCACGGTTCAACCTCGCGCACATGCGTGATGAGCTCGCCAACGGGCTGTCGGGTGGGCAGCGCAAGCTGTTGGAGATGGCGCGCGCGCTGATGGTGCGTCCCTCCATGGTGATGTTGGACGAGCCGATGGCGGGGGTGAACCCGGCGCTGGTGCAGTCACTGCTGGGGCACATCACGGGTCTGCGGGACGACGGCATGTCGGTGGTGTTCGTCGAACACGACATGGACGTCGTGATGGGTATCAGTGACTGGGTGGTGGTTCTCGCGCAGGGGTCGGTGATCGCCGAGGGGCGGCCGCAGGACATTCGCTCCAACCAAGCGGTGATCGACGCCTACCTGGGGACGCAGCACGACGATCCGGGCGCGGACGCGTCCAGTACGGAGGACGAGTGA
- a CDS encoding branched-chain amino acid ABC transporter permease, with protein MDIAQVLAVSIATALGPIAATYALAAIGLNMHFGYTGLLNFGQVGFMLVGAYGVGIGVGTFGWPLWAGFLAGVGCAIVLALLMGIPTLRLRADYLAIATIAIAEVLRMIYRAPFSRDLTGGVYGRQNLSGGWQDLNPIPSGRYGPGDLPLLEFVPVLNRITFTHTNLWVMVLGWGMVAIASVIMWMLVHSPWGRVIKGIREDEEAVRSLGKNVFGYKLQSLVIGGVLGALAGCLMAVNQAAITPDQFWPQITFYVWAMLLLGGAGRTWGPIVGPVVLWFFLALTDGVVRGLDSMGMLPFISGGDQLGAVRHSVVGLVLVLLIIYRPQGLLGDRREMLINVK; from the coding sequence ATGGATATCGCGCAAGTCCTCGCCGTGAGCATCGCCACGGCCCTGGGTCCGATCGCGGCGACGTACGCCTTAGCCGCCATCGGTCTGAACATGCACTTCGGATACACGGGCCTGCTGAACTTCGGTCAGGTCGGTTTCATGCTGGTGGGTGCCTACGGTGTGGGCATCGGGGTCGGTACCTTCGGTTGGCCGTTGTGGGCGGGTTTCCTCGCCGGGGTCGGGTGCGCGATCGTGCTCGCGCTCCTGATGGGCATCCCGACGCTGCGGCTGCGGGCCGACTACCTGGCGATCGCCACGATCGCGATCGCGGAGGTGCTGCGGATGATCTACCGCGCGCCGTTCTCGCGTGACCTCACCGGTGGTGTCTACGGTCGGCAGAACCTGTCCGGCGGGTGGCAGGACCTGAACCCCATCCCCTCGGGGCGCTACGGTCCGGGGGACCTGCCGCTCCTGGAGTTCGTGCCGGTGCTGAACCGGATCACCTTCACCCACACCAACCTGTGGGTGATGGTGCTCGGGTGGGGCATGGTGGCCATCGCCAGCGTCATCATGTGGATGCTGGTGCACAGCCCGTGGGGGCGGGTCATCAAGGGCATCCGTGAGGACGAGGAGGCGGTCCGCAGCCTCGGCAAGAACGTGTTCGGGTACAAGCTGCAGAGTCTCGTCATCGGCGGTGTGCTCGGTGCCCTCGCCGGTTGTCTGATGGCCGTGAACCAGGCGGCGATCACCCCGGACCAGTTCTGGCCGCAGATCACCTTCTACGTCTGGGCGATGCTGCTGTTGGGTGGAGCGGGACGGACCTGGGGTCCCATCGTGGGGCCGGTCGTGCTGTGGTTCTTCCTCGCCCTGACTGACGGGGTGGTGCGTGGCCTGGACTCGATGGGAATGCTTCCCTTCATCAGCGGTGGCGACCAGTTGGGGGCGGTGCGGCACTCCGTGGTCGGCCTCGTGCTGGTGCTGCTCATTATCTACCGGCCCCAGGGCCTCCTCGGAGATCGCAGGGAGATGTTGATCAATGTCAAGTGA
- a CDS encoding branched-chain amino acid ABC transporter permease: protein MLRRLAIVLLSLAVTFIVAPGGAVADDDGGEARLWGSVEQPEPVEGLRITAYSGDTEVATTETDSDGAWEMELPEAGEYRVVLDEDTVPDEYVIANPGPEHASVTVRGESRVIFNLGEPGQEWQADDEEADAAEEETEAADEEADAAEEDEDAAGAGLEPDVQRGAPFGERLAQTALTGLLYGLIIALCSIGLSLIFGTTRMINFAHGDLVTFGALFALMFTVNAAGLGNSILGIVASVLLALGAKHFLKGQASRAVRTGVPLAVALVGIGTSVVFLGIYGDWLSWSVPVALAAVLVVALGAALGGGMEHFIWRPLRKRHVALIQMFIVSIGFAILLRHVMLVMFGGGRMNFREYRIQEPMSLGPFSITPRDLTIMVVAIVVLVAVASMLQFTRIGKAMRAVSDNRDLAESSGINVDRVTLYVWMLGGGLAALGGVLFGLNVAVFYEMGFFLLLLMFAAVILGGLGTAYGAMVGGIFIGLIAQLSTLWFPIQLMEAWALALMIVMLLVRPQGILGRRERVG from the coding sequence GTGCTCAGACGCCTCGCGATAGTTCTGCTCAGCCTGGCCGTCACGTTCATCGTGGCGCCGGGCGGAGCGGTCGCCGACGACGACGGCGGTGAAGCTAGGCTGTGGGGATCCGTTGAACAGCCCGAACCGGTCGAGGGCCTGCGGATCACCGCCTACTCCGGCGACACCGAGGTCGCGACAACCGAAACCGACTCCGACGGCGCGTGGGAGATGGAGTTACCCGAGGCCGGGGAGTACCGCGTCGTACTCGACGAGGACACCGTCCCGGACGAGTACGTCATCGCCAACCCGGGCCCCGAACACGCCTCCGTGACCGTCCGCGGCGAGTCACGCGTCATCTTCAACCTCGGTGAGCCGGGCCAGGAGTGGCAGGCCGACGACGAGGAGGCCGACGCCGCAGAGGAGGAGACGGAAGCCGCGGACGAGGAGGCAGACGCCGCGGAGGAGGACGAGGACGCCGCCGGGGCGGGGCTGGAACCTGACGTTCAGCGTGGCGCCCCCTTCGGCGAGCGCCTGGCCCAGACGGCCCTGACGGGCCTGCTCTACGGTCTGATCATCGCGCTGTGCTCGATCGGCCTTTCGCTGATCTTCGGCACCACGCGGATGATCAACTTCGCGCACGGCGACCTGGTCACCTTCGGGGCCTTGTTCGCCCTGATGTTCACCGTGAACGCGGCCGGCCTCGGTAACTCGATCCTGGGCATCGTCGCCAGCGTGTTGTTGGCGCTGGGCGCGAAGCACTTCCTCAAGGGGCAGGCGAGCCGCGCCGTGCGTACCGGGGTTCCGCTGGCGGTGGCGCTGGTGGGGATCGGGACCTCGGTGGTCTTCCTCGGGATATACGGCGACTGGCTCAGTTGGAGCGTCCCGGTGGCGCTCGCCGCGGTCCTGGTGGTGGCCTTGGGCGCCGCACTGGGTGGCGGGATGGAGCACTTCATCTGGCGTCCGCTGCGTAAGCGGCACGTCGCGTTGATCCAGATGTTCATCGTGTCGATCGGGTTCGCGATCCTGCTGCGCCACGTGATGCTGGTGATGTTCGGTGGCGGTCGGATGAACTTCCGTGAGTACCGGATCCAGGAGCCGATGTCCCTGGGGCCGTTCTCGATCACGCCGCGCGACCTGACGATCATGGTCGTCGCGATCGTGGTGCTGGTGGCCGTGGCGAGCATGTTGCAGTTCACCCGGATCGGTAAGGCGATGCGTGCCGTCTCGGACAACCGCGACCTCGCGGAGTCCTCCGGGATCAACGTGGACCGCGTGACGCTGTACGTGTGGATGCTCGGAGGTGGTCTGGCCGCGCTGGGTGGTGTGCTGTTCGGTCTGAACGTGGCCGTGTTCTATGAGATGGGCTTCTTCCTCCTGCTCCTCATGTTCGCGGCGGTCATCCTCGGCGGCCTGGGGACCGCCTACGGCGCGATGGTGGGCGGCATATTCATCGGGCTCATCGCGCAGCTTTCCACGTTGTGGTTCCCCATTCAGTTGATGGAGGCGTGGGCACTCGCGCTGATGATCGTCATGTTGCTGGTCCGGCCCCAGGGCATCCTGGGCCGCCGGGAACGGGTCGGCTAG
- a CDS encoding ANTAR domain-containing response regulator, translating to MLEEDGYLVVGEAGDGEAAVRLARELEPDLVILDIKMPILDGLSAAERISADRIAPVVILTAFSQRDLVERASAAGAMSYLVKPFTKSDLVPAVEMAMSRYAERAALEAEVSSMAERLETRTLVERAKGLLQSQHGLSEPEAFRWIQKNSMDRRLTMRKVAETVIDTLSD from the coding sequence ATGCTTGAGGAGGACGGCTATCTGGTTGTGGGGGAGGCCGGTGACGGCGAGGCCGCTGTGCGGCTGGCCCGGGAGTTGGAGCCCGACCTCGTGATCCTGGACATCAAGATGCCGATCCTGGACGGGCTGTCGGCCGCGGAGCGGATCTCGGCGGACCGGATCGCTCCGGTCGTGATACTGACGGCCTTCTCCCAGCGGGACCTGGTCGAGCGCGCGAGTGCGGCGGGAGCGATGAGCTACTTGGTGAAGCCGTTCACCAAGAGTGACCTGGTGCCCGCGGTGGAGATGGCCATGAGCCGCTACGCCGAGCGTGCCGCGCTGGAGGCCGAGGTCAGTTCGATGGCGGAGCGTCTGGAGACGCGCACACTGGTCGAGCGGGCCAAGGGTTTGCTGCAGAGCCAGCATGGTTTGAGTGAGCCTGAGGCGTTCCGGTGGATCCAGAAGAACTCGATGGACCGTCGGTTGACCATGCGCAAGGTCGCCGAGACGGTGATCGACACCCTCAGTGACTGA
- the pyk gene encoding pyruvate kinase, with translation MRRRAKIVATLGPAASSREGIQSLVEAGLDVARLNLSHGDHDAHDALYDNVRAASAATGRSVGVLADLQGPKIRLGTFAQGEAELEVDAEFVITTEDVPGDARRASTTYKGLPGDVQPGDRVLVDDGRIVLECLKTTATEVHTRVVVGGTVSNHKGINLPGVAVSVPALTEKDTEDLRWALGRGVDMVALSFVRSPADADACYAIMDEVGVRVPLIAKIEKPQAVERLQDICAVFDAVMVARGDLGVELPLEKVPMVQKRAIERCRDKAHPVIVATQMLESMIHAPRPTRAEVSDVANAVLDGADAVMLSAETSVGEYPVEAVRTMSQIIMAAEEETLRASHMLDRIPETVGGAIARAAAEVGATIGAKALVAFTMSGETARRLARYRSRIPLLAFTANDSIRAQLSLTWGVECFSAPFVEHTDEMVRQVENGLLASGRFHKGDKVVIVAGSPPGSPGSTNALRVHRIGDVIAHGE, from the coding sequence GTGAGACGCAGAGCAAAGATCGTCGCCACGCTGGGGCCAGCCGCCTCGAGTCGAGAAGGTATCCAGAGCCTGGTTGAGGCCGGCCTGGACGTCGCCCGACTCAACCTCAGTCACGGCGACCACGACGCACACGACGCCCTGTACGACAACGTCCGGGCCGCGTCGGCCGCCACCGGTCGCAGTGTCGGAGTTCTCGCCGACCTCCAGGGCCCGAAGATCCGCCTGGGAACGTTCGCCCAGGGAGAGGCCGAGCTCGAGGTGGACGCCGAGTTCGTCATCACCACCGAGGACGTTCCCGGAGACGCGCGCCGCGCCTCCACCACCTACAAGGGTCTGCCCGGCGACGTGCAGCCGGGGGACCGCGTCCTCGTCGACGACGGACGCATCGTCCTGGAGTGCCTCAAGACCACCGCCACCGAGGTCCACACCCGCGTGGTCGTCGGAGGAACGGTCTCCAACCACAAGGGCATCAACCTGCCCGGCGTCGCGGTCAGCGTCCCGGCGCTGACCGAGAAGGACACCGAGGACCTGCGCTGGGCGCTGGGACGAGGGGTCGACATGGTCGCCCTCTCCTTCGTCCGCAGCCCCGCCGACGCCGACGCCTGCTACGCCATCATGGACGAGGTCGGGGTGCGCGTCCCCCTCATTGCCAAGATCGAGAAGCCGCAGGCCGTCGAGCGTCTGCAGGACATCTGCGCCGTCTTCGACGCCGTCATGGTCGCCCGCGGTGACCTCGGTGTGGAGCTGCCCCTGGAGAAGGTCCCCATGGTGCAGAAGCGTGCGATCGAACGCTGCCGTGACAAGGCGCACCCGGTCATCGTCGCCACCCAGATGCTGGAGTCGATGATTCACGCGCCCCGCCCGACCCGGGCGGAGGTGTCCGACGTCGCCAACGCCGTGTTGGACGGGGCGGACGCCGTGATGCTCTCCGCGGAGACGAGTGTGGGGGAGTACCCCGTCGAGGCCGTGCGCACCATGAGCCAGATCATCATGGCGGCGGAGGAGGAGACCCTGCGGGCGAGCCACATGCTCGACCGCATTCCCGAGACCGTGGGCGGAGCCATCGCGCGCGCCGCGGCCGAGGTCGGTGCCACCATCGGTGCCAAGGCCCTGGTCGCGTTCACCATGAGTGGCGAGACCGCGCGCAGGCTGGCCCGGTACCGTTCCCGGATCCCGCTGCTGGCCTTCACCGCCAACGACTCGATCCGCGCCCAGTTGTCGCTGACCTGGGGCGTGGAGTGCTTCAGCGCGCCGTTCGTGGAGCACACCGACGAGATGGTGCGCCAGGTCGAGAACGGCCTACTGGCCAGTGGACGGTTCCACAAGGGCGACAAGGTCGTGATCGTCGCGGGCAGCCCGCCCGGATCCCCCGGTTCGACCAACGCGCTGCGCGTGCACCGGATCGGCGACGTGATCGCGCACGGAGAGTGA
- a CDS encoding prenyltransferase has translation MITVSTDMLHAADHFIMREARLLDRHRFAYHFQDGPVRPVRTSLEAYRNVDGGYGNGLHPDLRGHGSQPRAVLIALSILDELGDMPGDTADHIATYLTSISRPAGGVPRVLPSARHTESAPWWREYDDYSASLNPTGPLAGILHTHHVAHPWRDRATAFAWNALKVLFRVPAVDAVAICDFLDRVNDPVRARAELDRLRPMIRSEIDFNPHSVGEAPKPLDLAPHPNHIACALFTDEELETALDGLVGAQQADGGWPASKEAWCTAATAEWRGMRTVRALCALRNFGRLDTV, from the coding sequence ATGATCACGGTCAGTACCGACATGTTGCACGCGGCGGATCACTTCATCATGCGCGAGGCCCGGCTCCTCGACCGACACCGCTTCGCGTACCACTTCCAGGACGGTCCCGTCCGCCCCGTGCGGACCAGCCTCGAGGCCTACCGGAACGTCGACGGTGGGTACGGAAACGGGCTGCACCCGGACCTCCGAGGACACGGAAGCCAACCCCGGGCCGTGCTCATCGCCCTGTCCATCCTCGACGAGCTCGGCGACATGCCCGGGGACACCGCCGACCACATCGCCACCTACCTCACCAGCATCAGCAGGCCCGCCGGCGGCGTCCCCCGCGTCCTGCCCAGCGCGCGCCACACCGAGTCGGCGCCGTGGTGGCGGGAGTACGACGACTACTCCGCGTCCCTGAACCCGACCGGGCCGCTCGCGGGAATCCTCCACACGCACCACGTCGCCCACCCCTGGCGTGACCGGGCCACCGCCTTCGCGTGGAACGCCCTGAAAGTCCTGTTCCGCGTCCCGGCCGTCGACGCGGTCGCGATCTGCGACTTCCTCGACCGGGTCAACGACCCCGTACGGGCCCGCGCGGAACTCGACCGGCTGCGTCCCATGATCCGCAGTGAGATCGACTTCAATCCGCACTCCGTCGGAGAGGCGCCCAAACCCCTCGACCTCGCCCCCCACCCCAACCACATCGCCTGCGCCCTGTTCACCGACGAGGAACTCGAGACCGCCCTCGACGGGCTGGTCGGCGCGCAGCAGGCCGACGGCGGGTGGCCGGCGAGCAAGGAGGCCTGGTGTACCGCCGCCACCGCGGAGTGGCGCGGCATGCGCACCGTGCGCGCACTGTGCGCGCTACGGAACTTCGGGCGACTCGACACTGTGTGA